Proteins encoded together in one Entelurus aequoreus isolate RoL-2023_Sb linkage group LG20, RoL_Eaeq_v1.1, whole genome shotgun sequence window:
- the LOC133635650 gene encoding protein FAM133-like isoform X1, which produces MSTKAECRVSSSSSRTDDKSRGREKRKRKRSRSRSSSSSSSSSSSSSASSTSSSSSSSTGSSHSSSHSRSSSRSSDTLSKSRKQTKKRKKDKHKKQKGKKEKRHKRKKDKKSKGAEDNSGPVQISKYLKEKKKGGKYSMISGKKIKMKVKKSKKDKQRDKNRAELLEFLNSTL; this is translated from the exons ATG TCAACGAAAGCAGAATGCAGAGTGTCCAGTTCCAGTTCAAGGACAGATGACAAAAGCAGAG GAAGAGAAAAGAGGAAGCGGAAACGAAGCCGTAGTAGATCGTCCTCGTCGTCTTCTTCCAGTTCGTCGTCATCCTCTGCGTCGTCGACCTCGTCTTCTTCTTCATCATCGACAGGCTCATCACATTCTTCCAGTCACAGCCGAAGTAGCTCCAGAAGTAGTG ACACTCTCAGTAAGTCCAGAAAGCAGACTAAGAAAAGGAAAAAGGACAAACACAAAAAG CAGAAAGGCAAGAAAGAGAAGCGACATAAACGTAAAAAGGACAAGAAATCCAAAGGCGCGGAAGACAATTCCGGGCCTGTTCAGATCTCTAAG TATTTGAAGGAAAAGAAGAAAGGCGGCAAGTACAGCATGATATCAGGAAAGAAGATAAAGATGAAAGTTAAGAAGTCAAAGAAGGATAAACAG
- the LOC133635650 gene encoding protein FAM133-like isoform X2, with protein MSTKAECRVSSSSSRTDDKSRGREKRKRKRSRSRSSSSSSSSSSSSSASSTSSSSSSSTGSSHSSSHSRSSSRSSDTLSKSRKQTKKRKKDKHKKKGKKEKRHKRKKDKKSKGAEDNSGPVQISKYLKEKKKGGKYSMISGKKIKMKVKKSKKDKQRDKNRAELLEFLNSTL; from the exons ATG TCAACGAAAGCAGAATGCAGAGTGTCCAGTTCCAGTTCAAGGACAGATGACAAAAGCAGAG GAAGAGAAAAGAGGAAGCGGAAACGAAGCCGTAGTAGATCGTCCTCGTCGTCTTCTTCCAGTTCGTCGTCATCCTCTGCGTCGTCGACCTCGTCTTCTTCTTCATCATCGACAGGCTCATCACATTCTTCCAGTCACAGCCGAAGTAGCTCCAGAAGTAGTG ACACTCTCAGTAAGTCCAGAAAGCAGACTAAGAAAAGGAAAAAGGACAAACACAAAAAG AAAGGCAAGAAAGAGAAGCGACATAAACGTAAAAAGGACAAGAAATCCAAAGGCGCGGAAGACAATTCCGGGCCTGTTCAGATCTCTAAG TATTTGAAGGAAAAGAAGAAAGGCGGCAAGTACAGCATGATATCAGGAAAGAAGATAAAGATGAAAGTTAAGAAGTCAAAGAAGGATAAACAG